One Deltaproteobacteria bacterium PRO3 DNA segment encodes these proteins:
- a CDS encoding methyltransferase: MAPPGKTDFIPLYQPKKGYRYGIDSLLLARFADLRPTDRLCDLGSGVGILALWALTRRKVEKAVAIEVQRELAELALKNAEVLGVKSRLEVFHENWKRVKSFLKPHGFHVVISNPPYRKAFSGKAPPDLSKAIAKHEIEGTMSDLIKAAGYLMKPSGRFCLMYPPIRLEELIVELNRAKLKVQRMGFIHPYRDRPATLVMVEAVRSMERELKVEPPIVVYRDADHYTPEVEAWVGPKRRV; encoded by the coding sequence ATGGCGCCCCCAGGTAAAACCGATTTTATCCCGCTTTACCAGCCCAAAAAAGGCTATCGCTACGGCATCGATTCGCTGCTTTTGGCCCGCTTCGCGGACCTGCGGCCGACGGACCGGCTCTGCGACCTGGGCTCGGGGGTCGGCATCTTGGCCCTCTGGGCCCTGACCCGGCGAAAGGTCGAAAAGGCCGTCGCCATCGAGGTGCAGCGCGAGCTGGCCGAGCTGGCCCTGAAGAACGCCGAGGTATTGGGCGTGAAGAGCCGGCTGGAGGTCTTTCACGAGAATTGGAAGCGGGTGAAGTCCTTCCTCAAGCCGCACGGCTTTCACGTGGTGATCAGCAACCCGCCCTACCGCAAGGCCTTCAGCGGCAAGGCGCCGCCGGATTTAAGCAAGGCCATCGCCAAGCACGAGATCGAGGGGACGATGTCCGACCTCATCAAGGCCGCGGGGTATTTAATGAAACCTTCCGGGCGCTTTTGCCTGATGTACCCGCCGATTCGGCTGGAAGAGCTGATCGTCGAGCTGAACCGCGCCAAGCTCAAGGTGCAGCGGATGGGTTTCATCCACCCTTATCGGGACCGTCCGGCCACCCTGGTGATGGTCGAGGCCGTCCGCTCGATGGAGCGCGAGCTGAAGGTGGAGCCGCCCATCGTCGTGTACCGGGACGCGGACCACTATACCCCCGAGGTCGAGGCCTGGGTCGGCCCCAAGCGCCGGGTTTGA
- a CDS encoding metallopeptidase family protein — MLSDEEFEAVVDEALDEIPEELAEKIENVDIFIEDYPSPEVQAEMGVGRRGLLGFYQGVPQNHRGPYYANTLPDRIYLYKKNIEAISPTRERMKEEIQRTVLHELGHYFGIDDKRLRELGF, encoded by the coding sequence ATGCTGAGCGATGAAGAATTCGAGGCCGTCGTCGACGAGGCCCTCGACGAAATTCCCGAAGAATTGGCCGAAAAGATCGAAAACGTCGATATTTTCATCGAGGACTACCCCAGCCCCGAGGTCCAGGCCGAGATGGGCGTCGGGCGCCGCGGGCTGCTGGGCTTCTACCAGGGCGTGCCGCAGAACCACCGCGGCCCCTACTACGCCAACACCCTTCCTGACCGCATCTACCTCTATAAAAAGAACATCGAAGCGATCTCCCCCACCCGCGAGCGGATGAAGGAAGAGATCCAACGCACCGTCCTGCACGAGCTGGGGCACTACTTCGGCATCGACGACAAGCGGCTGCGGGAATTGGGATTCTGA
- a CDS encoding enoyl-CoA hydratase/isomerase family protein, whose product MSLLLFEQQGPVGKLTLNNPQELNAMTPEMGDAIAAMVPKLNANPDLRVVLITGAGRAFSAGGNLQFILDHTARDFDTNKREMIEFYSKFLRLRDIEVPTLAVLNGHAIGAGFLIALACDLRYAAAEAKLAANFAKLGLSSGMGGLYWLTKLAGPAVAAELLFTARTFDTAEAQRLGLVNGVAPAAELDAKVKEVVDLIVANAPLALKIMKKGVQRAVTATLEEVFDYESAGQAKSFATQDLQEGIRAIQEKRAPRFRGD is encoded by the coding sequence ATGTCCCTCCTCCTCTTCGAACAGCAGGGCCCCGTCGGCAAATTGACCCTGAACAATCCCCAGGAGCTCAATGCCATGACGCCCGAGATGGGCGACGCCATCGCGGCGATGGTGCCGAAGCTCAACGCCAATCCCGACCTGCGGGTCGTCCTGATCACGGGGGCGGGCCGGGCCTTCTCGGCGGGCGGCAATCTGCAGTTCATCCTCGACCACACGGCGCGGGACTTCGACACGAACAAGCGGGAGATGATCGAGTTCTACTCCAAGTTTCTGCGGCTGCGGGACATCGAGGTCCCGACCCTCGCGGTGCTGAACGGCCACGCCATCGGCGCGGGCTTCCTGATCGCCCTGGCCTGCGACCTGCGCTACGCTGCCGCCGAGGCCAAGCTGGCCGCCAACTTCGCCAAGCTGGGCCTAAGCAGCGGGATGGGCGGGCTTTACTGGCTGACCAAGCTGGCCGGGCCGGCCGTCGCGGCCGAGCTGCTCTTCACCGCCCGCACCTTCGACACCGCCGAGGCCCAGCGCCTGGGCCTGGTCAACGGCGTCGCGCCCGCGGCGGAGCTGGACGCCAAGGTGAAGGAAGTCGTCGACCTCATCGTCGCCAACGCGCCGCTCGCCCTCAAGATCATGAAGAAGGGCGTGCAGCGGGCGGTCACCGCGACCCTCGAAGAGGTCTTCGACTACGAGTCCGCCGGTCAGGCGAAGAGCTTCGCCACGCAGGACCTGCAAGAGGGGATTCGGGCGATTCAGGAGAAGCGGGCGCCGAGGTTTCGGGGGGACTAA
- a CDS encoding methylcrotonoyl-CoA carboxylase — protein MSVEILASSLDPGSADFQANSDHHRGLAKELRERIALVKRGGGDEAVAKHRKRGKLLARERIERLLDPDSPFLEFSTLAAHEMYGGEAPGAGIVTGIGLAHGREILVIANDATVKGGTYYPMTVKKHLRAQEIAAENGLPCVYLVDSGGAFLPLQSEVFPDKEHFGRIFYNQAQMSAAGIPQIAAVMGSCTAGGAYMPAMSDETIIVKGNGTIFLGGPPLVKAATGEVVTAEELGGADVHCRKSGVTDHFAEDDEHALEIARDILAHLNRPAKTAYEFHKPQDPLYSPEELYGIVPLDPKKGFDVCEVIARLVDGSAFHEFKKLYGATLVCGFARIFGMPVGIVANNGILFSESAQKGAHFIELCAQRRIPLLFLQNITGFMVGKAYENGGIAKDGAKMVMAVSNARVPKFTVVIGGSYGAGNYGMCGRAYGPRQLWMWPNARISVMGGEQAANVLLTVKKDQLAEKGQPPMTAAEEAKFMAPTLEKYAAESSAYFSTARIWDDGIIDPADTRKVLGMGLATAYNAPIPETRFGVFRM, from the coding sequence ATGAGCGTCGAAATACTGGCTAGCTCCCTAGATCCAGGCTCCGCCGACTTTCAAGCAAATTCCGACCACCATCGGGGGCTTGCCAAGGAGCTGCGCGAGCGCATCGCCCTCGTCAAGCGGGGCGGCGGCGACGAGGCCGTCGCCAAGCACCGCAAGCGCGGCAAGTTGCTCGCCCGCGAGCGCATCGAGCGGCTGCTCGACCCCGATTCCCCCTTTTTAGAATTCTCCACCCTGGCCGCCCACGAGATGTACGGCGGCGAGGCGCCCGGCGCGGGCATCGTGACCGGCATCGGTCTGGCCCACGGCCGCGAGATCTTGGTGATCGCCAACGACGCGACGGTGAAGGGCGGCACCTACTACCCGATGACCGTCAAGAAGCACCTGCGCGCCCAAGAGATCGCCGCCGAAAACGGCCTGCCCTGCGTCTACCTGGTCGACTCGGGCGGGGCCTTTCTGCCGCTGCAGTCCGAGGTCTTTCCCGACAAAGAGCATTTCGGGCGCATCTTCTACAACCAGGCCCAGATGTCGGCCGCCGGCATCCCGCAGATTGCCGCCGTTATGGGCAGTTGCACCGCGGGCGGCGCCTACATGCCGGCGATGAGCGACGAGACCATCATCGTCAAGGGCAACGGGACGATCTTCCTCGGCGGGCCGCCGCTGGTGAAGGCCGCCACCGGCGAGGTCGTCACGGCCGAAGAGCTGGGCGGCGCCGACGTTCACTGCCGCAAGTCGGGCGTCACCGACCACTTCGCCGAGGACGACGAGCACGCCCTAGAGATCGCCCGCGACATCCTCGCCCACCTCAACCGCCCGGCCAAGACGGCCTACGAGTTTCACAAGCCCCAGGATCCGCTGTATTCGCCCGAGGAGCTCTACGGCATCGTCCCGTTGGATCCCAAGAAGGGCTTCGACGTCTGCGAGGTGATCGCGCGGTTGGTCGACGGCTCGGCCTTCCATGAATTCAAAAAGCTCTACGGCGCCACCTTGGTCTGCGGCTTCGCGCGGATCTTCGGCATGCCGGTGGGCATCGTCGCCAACAACGGGATCCTCTTTTCCGAAAGCGCGCAGAAGGGCGCGCACTTCATCGAGCTCTGCGCCCAGCGCCGCATCCCGCTCTTGTTTTTGCAGAACATCACCGGCTTCATGGTCGGCAAGGCCTACGAAAACGGCGGCATCGCCAAAGACGGCGCCAAGATGGTCATGGCCGTCTCCAACGCCCGGGTGCCCAAGTTCACCGTCGTGATCGGCGGCTCCTACGGGGCGGGCAACTACGGCATGTGCGGCCGCGCCTACGGCCCGCGGCAACTATGGATGTGGCCCAACGCGCGGATCAGCGTGATGGGCGGCGAGCAGGCGGCCAACGTCCTGCTCACCGTGAAGAAGGACCAGCTGGCCGAAAAGGGCCAGCCGCCGATGACGGCGGCGGAAGAGGCGAAGTTCATGGCGCCGACCCTCGAGAAGTACGCCGCCGAAAGCAGCGCTTATTTCTCGACGGCGCGGATCTGGGACGACGGCATCATCGATCCCGCGGACACCCGCAAGGTGCTGGGGATGGGGCTGGCGACGGCCTACAACGCGCCGATCCC
- a CDS encoding cobalamin B12-binding domain-containing protein encodes MATERKLRILVGKPGLDGHDRGAKVIARAFRDAGFEVIYTGLHQTPEMIVNTAIQEDVDAVSLSILSGAHNYVFPEVIRLMKEKGMSDVLVFGGGIVPDDDIKELKAQGVAEIFTPGSSTQDIIEWVKKNVKPKTEAI; translated from the coding sequence ATGGCTACCGAGAGAAAACTTCGCATCCTAGTCGGCAAACCGGGCCTCGACGGCCACGACCGCGGCGCCAAGGTCATCGCCCGGGCCTTCCGCGACGCCGGCTTCGAGGTCATCTATACCGGCCTCCACCAGACCCCCGAGATGATCGTCAACACGGCCATCCAAGAGGACGTCGACGCGGTCAGCCTTTCCATCCTCTCCGGCGCCCACAATTACGTCTTTCCCGAGGTGATCCGCCTGATGAAAGAGAAGGGGATGAGCGACGTCCTCGTCTTCGGCGGCGGCATCGTCCCCGACGACGACATCAAGGAGCTCAAGGCCCAGGGCGTGGCCGAGATCTTCACCCCCGGCTCCTCCACCCAAGACATCATCGAGTGGGTCAAAAAGAACGTGAAGCCCAAGACCGAAGCGATCTGA